Within the Miscanthus floridulus cultivar M001 chromosome 2, ASM1932011v1, whole genome shotgun sequence genome, the region GTTGTGTATATTGTTTAGTTATTCATGCTTACAGTAATCTACTTCCAGTTTTAAATTGTTATTTCCACCTTTTCACAGTATGGATAAAATTCTTGAACGGTATGAGCGCTACTCCTATGCAGAAAAGGTTCTCATTTCAGCAGAATTTGATACTCAGGTAAATTCAATTTCCTTTAGCAACATATGAAGCTGTTTTGTAACTTCATTCAATATAATAGGCTCTAATTGATTCATTACTATAGCTTTTTAGCTTTTGTTCATCAGAAAATTTCTCCAGTTCCTGTCAAGTTGGACTAgaacaatgttttcaagtcgtccgattcattactatgaagctatgggagagagttatcgagcatcgcttgagagcaataacgcgggtctctatgaaccaatttggtttcatgcccggaaggtcaaccatggaagctattttcttaataagacaagttatggagcggtatagggagaagaaggacctacacatggtttttattgacttggagaaggcttatgataaaataccaagaaatgttatgtggtgggctttggacaaacataaagtcccaacgaagtacgtcgggctcattaaggacatgtacaacaatgttgtgactagagttcgaacaagtgatggagacacggatgacttcccgattaggataggactacatcaagggtcagctttgagcccttatttgtttgctttagtgatggatgaggtcacaagggacatacaaggggacatcccttggtgtatgcttttcgcggacgatgtagtgctagttgatgaaagccggacaggagtgaatcaaaaactggagttatggcgggagactttggagtccaaaggttttagactcagtagaactaaaactgagtatatgagatgtgacttcggaactactactcgggaggaggaagatgttagtttggaaggtcaagtagtgcctaggaaggatacctttcgatatttaggatcaatgctacagagggacggggatattgataaagatgttagccatagaatcaaagcagggtggatgaagtggcggcaagcgtctagtgtcctatgtgacaaaagggtaccacagaagctaaaaggcaagttttataggacggtgattagacctgctatgttgtatggtgcagaatgttggcctacgaaaagacgacatgttcaaca harbors:
- the LOC136518104 gene encoding uncharacterized protein isoform X4; translated protein: MGRGKVQLKRIENKINRQVTFSKRRSGLLKKAHEISVLCDAEVALIIFSTKGKLYEYSTDSCMDKILERYERYSYAEKVLISAEFDTQLFSFCSSENFSSSCQVGLEQCFQVVRFITMKLWERVIEHRLRAITRVSMNQFGFMPGRSTMEAIFLIRQVMERYREKKDLHMVFIDLEKAYDKIPRNVMWWALDKHKVPTKYVGLIKDMYNNVVTRVRTSDGDTDDFPIRIGLHQGSALSPYLFALVMDEVTRDIQGDIPWCMLFADDVVLVDESRTGVNQKLELWRETLESKGFRLSRTKTEYMRCDFGTTTREEEDVSLEGQVVPRKDTFRYLGSMLQRDGDIDKDVSHRIKAGWMKWRQASSVLCDKRVPQKLKGKFYRTVIRPAMLYGAECWPTKRRHVQQLSVAEMRMLCWICGHTRRDRVRNDDIRDRLGVAPIEEKLVQHRLRWFRHVQRRPPEAPVRSGILS